A stretch of Candidatus Omnitrophota bacterium DNA encodes these proteins:
- the alaS gene encoding alanine--tRNA ligase, which produces MTTPNLTANEIRKKFLDFFASKGHTIVPSDSVVPKDDPTVLFTTAGMQQFKLNFLGIDKGLKRAASSQKCLRTDDLDKIGKTAFHHTFFEMLGNFSFGDYFKKEAIAWAWEFLTREVKIPEEKLWVSVYKDDEEAYQIWLKDIKIPASRIVKLGDKSNFWPSDAKKNGPNGPCGPCSEIFYDYGVNPKCPNGDKCDPDCSCGRFSEVWNLVFTQFNRKDGGVLEPLPAKNIDTGMGLERLVAVVQDKKTNYETDLFEPVIQAIDTEISKNIELREKKIIADHIRAITFAITDGIIPSNKERGSVVKRLINDSANIALNSGAEEPRVYKLVPAVVDVMKAPYPELGDKAKDIMMHIKNGEEAFILVRKQRVPELKEQLSLEQTPEQRGELYFKYRDTFGLPVPVILDTAEAAGISTDQIQRDMVYFLANMEQQKEKSRAGSKMAGDVFADASLNLNVAKTQFLGYSDATAKGVVLKLFKDNQEAVKVSEGDHIKILLDRTPFYAEAGGQIGDTGVISSSGGTIRVTDTKKKSDIYIHSGTVEKGTIKSGDAVEAKIDAGRRLSIMRNHTATHLLQAALRKILGTHVQQQGSLVAEDRLRFDFTHPQAIVKNQISEIESIVNGWVRASDLVETTELPLEEAKKSGALAFFAEKYGQKVRVVSIGGYSKELCGGTHVKDTGQIERVKITGEGAVAQGIRRLEAKTAKDAEEFIRQQEEIAKSQKEALALKEAAVQAQKFQLADILDEVKQKVDKILDKNAPQIVTHFIKYDNVGVEALRNAADVVKQSIPSAAVVIGSGSGYVVATASEDLIKHNIKANDIIEQIKPMINGNGGGRPQMAQAGTKDPAKIEAAVQHARQWLEQKFANIKF; this is translated from the coding sequence ATGACGACACCTAATCTCACAGCCAACGAGATCAGAAAAAAGTTCCTGGACTTTTTCGCTTCCAAAGGACACACCATCGTGCCCAGCGACTCGGTCGTGCCGAAAGACGACCCGACGGTCCTGTTCACGACGGCCGGCATGCAGCAGTTCAAGCTGAATTTCCTCGGCATCGACAAGGGTCTCAAACGGGCGGCCTCTTCGCAAAAATGCCTGCGCACCGATGACTTGGATAAAATTGGCAAGACGGCCTTTCACCACACGTTTTTTGAAATGCTGGGCAACTTTTCCTTCGGCGATTATTTCAAAAAAGAAGCCATTGCCTGGGCCTGGGAATTCCTGACCCGGGAAGTGAAAATCCCGGAGGAAAAACTCTGGGTGTCGGTTTACAAGGATGACGAAGAGGCCTACCAGATCTGGCTGAAAGACATCAAAATCCCTGCCAGCAGAATCGTGAAGCTGGGCGACAAAAGCAACTTCTGGCCGTCGGACGCGAAAAAAAATGGCCCGAACGGCCCCTGCGGCCCGTGCTCGGAAATTTTCTACGATTACGGCGTCAATCCGAAATGCCCTAACGGAGACAAATGCGACCCGGACTGCAGCTGCGGCCGGTTTTCTGAGGTCTGGAACCTGGTCTTCACGCAATTCAACCGCAAGGACGGCGGCGTGCTCGAACCTTTGCCGGCCAAAAACATCGACACCGGAATGGGCCTGGAACGGCTCGTCGCGGTGGTGCAGGACAAGAAGACCAATTACGAAACAGATCTGTTTGAGCCGGTGATTCAAGCTATCGACACAGAGATCAGCAAGAACATTGAGCTCCGGGAGAAAAAGATCATTGCCGATCATATCCGCGCGATCACGTTTGCGATCACCGATGGGATCATCCCCTCGAACAAAGAGCGCGGCTCTGTCGTCAAACGGCTCATCAATGACAGCGCCAATATCGCCTTGAACAGCGGAGCAGAAGAACCTCGCGTTTATAAACTTGTTCCGGCCGTTGTGGATGTCATGAAGGCGCCGTATCCGGAACTGGGAGACAAGGCCAAAGACATCATGATGCATATCAAAAACGGCGAAGAGGCATTCATCCTTGTCAGGAAACAGCGCGTCCCGGAACTGAAAGAACAGCTTTCATTGGAACAAACCCCGGAACAGCGGGGAGAACTGTATTTTAAGTATCGCGATACCTTTGGCCTTCCGGTCCCGGTCATCCTGGACACGGCGGAAGCCGCCGGAATTTCAACAGACCAAATTCAACGGGACATGGTTTATTTCCTTGCCAATATGGAGCAACAAAAAGAAAAGTCCCGCGCCGGCAGCAAGATGGCCGGGGATGTGTTTGCCGACGCGAGCTTGAATCTAAACGTCGCCAAGACGCAATTTCTGGGTTATAGCGATGCAACAGCGAAGGGGGTCGTCCTCAAGTTGTTCAAGGACAACCAGGAAGCCGTAAAGGTTTCCGAGGGCGACCACATCAAGATTCTCTTGGACCGAACCCCGTTTTACGCCGAAGCAGGCGGGCAGATCGGTGACACGGGGGTCATCTCCTCCAGCGGCGGGACGATCCGCGTGACGGACACGAAGAAGAAATCCGACATTTATATCCATTCCGGCACGGTAGAAAAAGGAACAATCAAGAGTGGTGATGCGGTAGAAGCGAAGATCGATGCCGGGCGGCGTTTGTCCATCATGCGTAACCACACGGCCACACATCTTCTGCAGGCGGCATTGCGAAAAATCCTCGGGACGCACGTGCAACAGCAGGGATCGCTTGTGGCCGAAGACCGGCTGCGTTTCGATTTCACGCACCCCCAGGCCATCGTCAAAAACCAGATTTCAGAGATCGAAAGCATCGTTAACGGATGGGTCCGGGCATCAGACCTGGTTGAAACAACCGAGCTGCCCCTCGAAGAAGCAAAGAAAAGCGGGGCCCTGGCTTTTTTTGCCGAAAAATACGGCCAGAAGGTCCGCGTTGTTTCCATCGGCGGCTACTCAAAGGAACTCTGCGGCGGCACTCATGTCAAGGACACCGGACAGATCGAACGGGTGAAGATCACCGGAGAGGGCGCCGTGGCCCAGGGAATCCGCCGCCTGGAAGCAAAAACCGCAAAAGACGCCGAGGAATTCATTCGCCAGCAGGAAGAAATCGCCAAGAGCCAGAAAGAAGCGCTGGCCCTGAAGGAGGCGGCCGTCCAGGCGCAAAAATTCCAGCTCGCGGACATCCTGGATGAGGTGAAGCAGAAAGTCGATAAAATTTTGGACAAAAATGCCCCTCAAATCGTAACGCATTTCATCAAATATGACAACGTCGGGGTTGAAGCCCTGCGCAACGCCGCGGACGTCGTCAAGCAAAGCATTCCCTCGGCGGCCGTTGTCATCGGATCGGGGAGCGGGTATGTTGTGGCCACGGCTTCGGAAGATTTGATCAAACACAATATCAAGGCCAATGATATCATCGAACAGATCAAACCGATGATCAACGGCAACGGCGGCGGGCGGCCGCAGATGGCCCAGGCCGGCACAAAGGATCCGGCCAAAATCGAAGCCGCTGTCCAGCACGCCAGGCAATGGCTTGAGCAAAAATTCGCAAACATAAAATTCTGA
- a CDS encoding regulatory protein RecX, which produces MTRRPPIDDPAVKARETVYRLLKIRLRSEKEIVSKLAAKGIPPDVIQTTVEYFKKARFLDDAVFTRAWINSRLNKPFGAQRIRFELRQKGVDEAIIRELLAVSEEEELDSVLGLAQRRWKKYKGIDPQKAKRRLFEFLARRGFRPAVIQKALRQLTRTHDDT; this is translated from the coding sequence ATGACACGGAGGCCGCCCATTGATGATCCCGCGGTCAAGGCGAGAGAAACGGTTTACCGCCTGCTCAAGATCCGGCTGCGCAGCGAGAAGGAAATCGTTTCCAAGCTGGCGGCCAAGGGCATCCCGCCGGATGTTATCCAGACCACGGTTGAATATTTTAAGAAAGCGCGGTTTCTCGATGACGCGGTTTTCACCCGGGCGTGGATCAACTCGCGGCTGAACAAGCCTTTCGGCGCCCAGCGCATCCGGTTCGAGTTGCGGCAAAAAGGCGTTGACGAGGCCATCATCCGGGAGTTGCTCGCGGTCAGCGAAGAGGAAGAACTCGATTCCGTCCTCGGCTTGGCCCAGCGGCGGTGGAAAAAATACAAGGGGATCGATCCCCAGAAAGCCAAACGGCGGCTGTTCGAATTTCTGGCCCGGAGAGGGTTCCGGCCGGCCGTGATCCAGAAAGCTCTCCGGCAATTGACACGCACCCATGACGACACCTAA
- a CDS encoding Do family serine endopeptidase has protein sequence MATKILKLFLTTVSLVIVLVFSASSGFGQTPPDFTTAIETVAEKVGPAVVSIKTQATERYHVRRQYFGSPFEDDAFNRFFAEFFGDYPDYEQKRMGLGSGVIIDKEGYILTNEHVVAGADKILVTLPDGRNFPATLKGTDPRTDLAVIKIDAENLPVAQLGDSETIKIGQWVVAIGNPFGQILSDPQPTVTTGVVSALHRSLPKTSRRDTDYSDLIQTDAAINPGNSGGPLVNLQGEVVGINVAIFSTSGGYQGIGFAIPSHYVKRIVNQLIKGEEIEYGYIGVAIQDMNPRLAQYFGINSTEGVVAVQVLEDSPAHDAGLKEGDVIIKVNGIPVKNGTMFVKYINNLNAGEKADLRVLRDKKELSIPVTIAKRPKLDRYGRIITDNAKSSTRPDDDTPVVMKNEWRGMIVENVTQDIAQRLNRDNPNGVFITKIDPSSPAAMAGLREGDVIIEINRQAVNNIGDFSRAVAKAKDGQALVRTIRGYFVLGE, from the coding sequence ATGGCCACGAAAATCCTGAAGCTGTTTTTAACCACGGTTTCCCTGGTTATTGTTCTCGTGTTTTCAGCGTCTTCCGGATTCGGCCAAACTCCGCCTGACTTTACCACCGCCATAGAAACCGTCGCGGAAAAAGTGGGTCCGGCCGTGGTCTCCATTAAAACCCAGGCCACCGAGCGCTATCACGTCCGGCGCCAATATTTCGGCAGCCCGTTTGAGGACGACGCGTTCAACCGGTTCTTTGCGGAATTTTTCGGAGACTATCCGGATTACGAGCAAAAGCGCATGGGGCTCGGCTCCGGCGTCATCATTGACAAAGAAGGTTACATCCTGACCAACGAGCACGTGGTGGCGGGGGCCGACAAGATACTTGTCACTCTTCCCGACGGCCGGAATTTTCCGGCCACGCTCAAGGGCACCGATCCCCGGACGGACTTGGCCGTCATCAAGATCGACGCGGAGAATCTTCCGGTGGCGCAATTGGGCGACTCTGAAACGATCAAGATCGGCCAATGGGTGGTGGCGATCGGCAATCCGTTCGGGCAGATTCTGTCCGATCCCCAGCCGACGGTCACGACTGGCGTCGTGAGCGCGCTACACCGGTCGCTGCCCAAAACGTCCCGCCGGGACACCGATTACTCGGATTTGATCCAGACCGACGCCGCCATCAACCCGGGAAACTCCGGCGGACCGCTGGTCAATCTGCAAGGTGAGGTGGTCGGGATCAACGTGGCGATTTTCTCCACCTCCGGCGGCTACCAGGGCATCGGGTTCGCCATCCCGTCGCACTACGTCAAAAGGATCGTGAACCAGCTGATCAAGGGTGAAGAGATCGAATACGGTTATATCGGCGTCGCCATCCAGGACATGAACCCCCGGCTGGCCCAGTATTTCGGCATCAATTCGACCGAAGGGGTGGTCGCGGTCCAAGTGCTTGAGGACAGCCCGGCCCACGACGCGGGGCTGAAAGAAGGCGACGTGATCATAAAGGTCAACGGCATCCCGGTCAAGAACGGGACGATGTTCGTAAAATACATCAACAATTTGAACGCCGGCGAAAAGGCGGACCTGAGGGTCCTTCGGGACAAAAAGGAATTGTCCATCCCGGTGACCATCGCCAAACGGCCCAAGCTTGACCGGTACGGACGGATCATCACCGATAACGCAAAATCCAGCACTCGGCCGGATGACGATACCCCGGTTGTGATGAAAAATGAATGGCGGGGCATGATTGTCGAGAACGTGACCCAGGACATCGCCCAGCGGCTCAACCGGGATAACCCCAACGGGGTCTTCATCACGAAGATCGACCCCAGCAGCCCGGCGGCCATGGCGGGGTTAAGAGAAGGGGACGTGATCATCGAGATCAACCGGCAGGCCGTGAATAACATCGGGGATTTCAGCCGCGCCGTGGCCAAAGCCAAGGACGGGCAGGCCCTGGTGCGGACCATCCGCGGGTATTTTGTTCTTGGAGAATGA
- the recA gene encoding recombinase RecA: protein MENKRKALDLALAQIEKQFGKGAIMTLDSNAAQDVSAIPTGSLALDLALGVGGIPRGRVIEIYGPESSGKTTLTLSVIREVQKKGGVAAFIDAEHAFDSSYAQRVGVKLEDLLISQPDTGEQALEIAETLVRSNAVDIVIIDSVAALTPRAEIEGEMGDSHMGLQARLMSQALRKLTAAISKSRTCVVFINQIRMKIGVMFGNPETTTGGNALKFYASVRIDLRRIESIKRGDEVIGNRVRAKVVKNKVAPPFREAEFEIHFNEGISRTLDIMDLALKTEIIQKAGSWFSFENEKLGQGRDAVKSFLQDNPKILSKIEKLILEKMHAKK, encoded by the coding sequence ATGGAAAACAAACGTAAAGCGCTCGATCTGGCTTTGGCCCAGATCGAAAAGCAGTTCGGCAAGGGCGCGATCATGACGCTGGACAGCAACGCCGCGCAGGACGTCAGCGCCATCCCGACGGGATCCCTGGCCCTGGATCTGGCCCTGGGGGTTGGCGGCATCCCGAGGGGGAGGGTGATCGAAATTTACGGACCGGAATCTTCCGGAAAGACAACGCTCACGTTGAGCGTCATCCGGGAAGTCCAGAAAAAGGGCGGGGTCGCGGCCTTTATCGACGCGGAGCACGCCTTTGATTCGTCCTACGCCCAGCGCGTGGGGGTCAAGCTGGAGGACCTGCTCATTTCCCAGCCTGACACCGGGGAACAGGCCCTGGAGATCGCCGAGACACTGGTCCGTTCCAACGCCGTTGACATTGTGATCATCGACTCCGTGGCGGCCCTGACGCCGCGCGCCGAGATCGAAGGAGAGATGGGCGACTCCCACATGGGCTTGCAGGCCCGGCTGATGTCCCAGGCCCTGCGCAAGCTCACCGCCGCGATCAGCAAATCTCGGACCTGCGTTGTGTTCATCAACCAGATCCGCATGAAGATCGGGGTCATGTTCGGCAACCCCGAAACGACCACCGGCGGCAACGCGCTCAAATTTTACGCTTCGGTGAGGATCGACCTTCGCCGCATCGAGTCCATCAAACGAGGGGATGAGGTGATCGGCAACCGTGTCCGCGCCAAGGTCGTCAAGAACAAGGTGGCGCCGCCGTTCCGCGAGGCCGAGTTCGAGATCCATTTCAACGAAGGGATCTCCCGGACGCTCGACATCATGGATCTGGCCCTCAAAACCGAGATCATCCAAAAGGCCGGCAGCTGGTTTTCTTTCGAGAACGAAAAGCTGGGACAGGGCCGGGATGCCGTCAAAAGCTTCCTGCAGGACAACCCCAAGATCCTTTCCAAAATCGAGAAACTGATCCTGGAAAAAATGCACGCGAAAAAATAA
- a CDS encoding tetratricopeptide repeat protein: MTKADKRNILLITLLAMGLRLAYVFLLRHNYFFVDHPSSDVLYYHEWAKEIAWGKGEGLKTFWGLPLYPHFLAVLERITLGHAPGLIRFTHFLLGSANCALVYVLCAAIFSRTTALLAGILAAANFTLIHFDWLMMPVPLLIFLSLIIVISLIRSQEDAGARDFLLIGFLIGLACLGDGKFLFFLGLICLRDVIRDRKDIPRIFFKRIIPVIAGAAIVLGGFTVRNRIVFGDWIFISAQSGLSFYVGNNPVASGIFENPDFIRPTHHGQDEDQQIVAQAVAEKTMGPAEISSFWKKTAGAYIRENPAGWGRLLAQKFLLFFNDQERAHDIDLILQRDLRLRMDLNPYFLLCPMALLGMVLAWRSSRQNGVINLLLFSQLLVTIVFFLTTRHRATVLPYFLIYQAYFVLWVIGRWKNKKTTPVAISIAAIAVFVLLFPPKFVDQDSYRFLVHAKSGPIYAKKGDLPKARQNYFFALELRPSDTNTLYNLANTYLQEEDYNRAEIFYLKALETCHYNVDALFNLGVTYEKLNAPNRAIQIFQKALQYQPGSLDVHYRLGRLYLGLGQCDVANRHFQFLLQRQPALEPDIRPLMEQCPGPHL; encoded by the coding sequence ATGACCAAAGCCGACAAACGAAACATCTTGCTGATTACCCTGCTGGCGATGGGGCTGCGCCTGGCCTACGTTTTCCTCCTCAGACACAACTATTTTTTCGTCGACCATCCCAGCAGCGATGTCCTTTATTATCACGAATGGGCCAAAGAAATCGCTTGGGGAAAGGGAGAGGGATTAAAAACCTTTTGGGGGCTGCCCCTGTATCCCCATTTCCTGGCTGTTCTGGAACGGATCACCCTCGGCCACGCCCCGGGACTGATCCGCTTCACGCATTTTCTCCTGGGGTCGGCCAACTGCGCGCTGGTCTATGTTTTGTGCGCCGCGATCTTTTCCCGGACGACCGCCCTGCTGGCCGGGATCCTCGCCGCGGCGAATTTCACCCTGATCCACTTCGACTGGCTCATGATGCCGGTGCCGCTGCTGATCTTCCTCAGCCTGATCATCGTCATTTCTCTCATCCGAAGCCAGGAAGACGCCGGCGCGAGGGACTTTCTGCTGATCGGCTTTTTGATCGGCCTGGCCTGCCTCGGCGACGGGAAATTCCTGTTTTTCCTGGGGCTGATCTGCCTGCGCGATGTCATCCGGGACCGCAAGGACATCCCCCGGATCTTTTTCAAAAGGATCATCCCGGTCATCGCCGGCGCGGCGATCGTCCTGGGAGGATTTACGGTCCGCAACAGGATCGTTTTCGGCGACTGGATCTTCATCAGCGCCCAGAGCGGGTTGAGCTTTTATGTCGGCAACAATCCCGTGGCCAGCGGCATTTTTGAAAATCCGGATTTCATCCGCCCGACCCACCACGGCCAGGACGAAGACCAGCAGATCGTTGCCCAGGCCGTGGCGGAGAAAACCATGGGCCCGGCCGAAATCTCTTCGTTCTGGAAAAAGACCGCAGGAGCATATATCCGGGAAAACCCCGCCGGGTGGGGCAGGCTTCTCGCTCAGAAATTCCTCCTTTTTTTCAACGACCAGGAAAGGGCCCACGACATTGATCTCATCCTGCAGAGAGACCTGCGGCTCAGAATGGACCTGAACCCTTACTTCCTCCTGTGCCCGATGGCCCTGCTGGGCATGGTCCTGGCCTGGAGATCGTCACGGCAAAACGGCGTCATCAATCTGCTCCTTTTCAGCCAGCTGCTGGTCACCATCGTGTTCTTTCTGACGACCCGCCACCGGGCCACGGTCCTGCCGTATTTCCTCATCTACCAGGCCTATTTTGTCCTTTGGGTGATCGGCCGCTGGAAAAACAAAAAAACAACGCCCGTCGCGATATCCATTGCGGCCATCGCCGTCTTCGTCCTGCTGTTCCCGCCGAAATTCGTGGATCAGGACTCCTACCGTTTCCTGGTCCATGCCAAGTCAGGACCGATCTACGCCAAAAAGGGAGACCTCCCCAAGGCCCGCCAGAACTATTTCTTCGCGCTCGAACTGCGCCCGTCGGACACCAACACCCTCTATAACCTGGCCAACACCTATCTGCAGGAAGAGGATTACAACCGGGCGGAAATTTTCTACCTCAAGGCCCTTGAAACCTGCCATTACAACGTGGACGCCCTGTTCAACCTCGGCGTAACGTATGAAAAGCTGAACGCCCCGAACCGCGCCATTCAAATCTTCCAAAAAGCCCTTCAGTACCAGCCCGGAAGCCTGGACGTCCATTACCGGCTGGGCCGCCTGTACCTGGGACTCGGCCAATGCGACGTCGCCAACCGGCACTTCCAATTTCTTCTCCAGCGTCAACCGGCCCTGGAACCCGACATCCGGCCCCTGATGGAACAATGCCCCGGTCCTCATTTATAA
- a CDS encoding RsmE family RNA methyltransferase, which translates to MHRFFCPNADFHVEILTLTDRTEIHHLRDVLRLKAGQGIVLFNGNGEEAEGTLQKVEKDGIEIRLGAIREQPPRRSTRLVLACAMPKKSKFEGIIEKCTELGADEIIPMVTERTETRLSGDRKEGKRQRYQTVAVNAAKQSRRATVPIIGGVQSFEDVLAGLTAETAAVIPCLIPGTKNIFSELGNLKAPERIVILIGPEGDFTPEEVQKAVTAGCIPVTLGPTVLKVDTAAVMSVGIANLILHHQSA; encoded by the coding sequence ATGCATCGCTTCTTCTGCCCAAATGCCGACTTTCATGTTGAAATACTCACGCTGACGGACCGCACGGAAATCCATCATTTGCGAGACGTCCTGCGGCTCAAAGCCGGACAGGGCATCGTTCTTTTCAACGGCAACGGCGAAGAGGCCGAAGGGACTCTCCAAAAAGTGGAAAAGGACGGGATCGAGATCCGGCTCGGGGCAATCCGGGAGCAGCCTCCCCGACGGTCAACCCGGCTGGTCCTGGCCTGCGCCATGCCGAAAAAATCCAAATTTGAAGGCATCATCGAAAAATGCACGGAACTCGGCGCGGATGAGATCATCCCGATGGTCACGGAAAGGACGGAAACCCGGCTCTCCGGCGATCGGAAAGAGGGGAAACGGCAGCGCTACCAGACCGTGGCCGTCAATGCCGCCAAGCAATCCCGGAGAGCGACCGTGCCCATCATCGGCGGCGTCCAGTCCTTTGAAGATGTCCTCGCAGGACTCACGGCTGAGACGGCAGCCGTCATCCCCTGCCTGATCCCCGGAACAAAAAACATTTTTTCCGAACTCGGCAATTTAAAAGCCCCGGAGAGGATCGTCATCCTCATAGGCCCGGAAGGGGATTTCACCCCGGAGGAAGTTCAAAAAGCGGTCACCGCCGGGTGTATTCCGGTGACGCTGGGACCGACGGTCCTGAAGGTGGACACCGCCGCCGTGATGTCCGTCGGAATCGCCAATCTCATACTTCATCACCAAAGTGCCTGA
- a CDS encoding prepilin-type N-terminal cleavage/methylation domain-containing protein — translation MKIKGFTLLEIITVLVIVSGMAAFAIPNYMTTTERYRAEEGKQVLIALLAAQKRFNLDTGAYTGTLANLDVEIRPSAHFGAPAVTTSTANLANITRTGSYTLQINENGIISCSGGPANLCTKIGF, via the coding sequence ATGAAAATCAAAGGCTTTACGTTACTCGAGATCATCACTGTCCTGGTCATCGTGTCGGGCATGGCGGCTTTTGCGATCCCGAATTACATGACCACAACAGAGCGCTACAGAGCGGAAGAAGGGAAGCAGGTGCTCATTGCCCTTCTGGCCGCCCAGAAACGTTTCAATTTGGATACGGGCGCCTACACGGGGACTCTGGCAAACCTCGACGTGGAAATCAGGCCGTCGGCACACTTCGGCGCTCCAGCCGTGACGACCAGCACGGCAAACCTGGCCAATATTACAAGGACAGGGTCTTATACACTGCAAATTAACGAAAACGGGATCATCAGCTGTTCCGGCGGGCCCGCGAATTTATGCACAAAAATAGGTTTTTGA
- a CDS encoding type IV pilin protein produces MRLTMKRNKKGFTLLEIIIVIIIVGVLASLALPRFFSTVEYSRSTEALSSVSAVRQSMERCYLQRNGTYAGCTDFTTLDLNDPGTSPNAHFTYTIGGLSATGYTLTATRNTRDGGSTADIIAVTQTATGVTRSGVGAFKGIQ; encoded by the coding sequence ATGAGACTTACCATGAAAAGGAATAAAAAGGGTTTTACCCTTTTGGAAATTATCATCGTTATCATCATTGTCGGGGTGTTGGCCAGTTTGGCCCTTCCCCGATTCTTCAGCACCGTTGAGTATTCCAGAAGCACCGAGGCGTTGTCATCCGTCAGTGCCGTCCGCCAGTCCATGGAACGCTGCTACCTTCAGCGCAACGGGACCTACGCGGGTTGCACCGACTTCACCACCCTCGACCTGAACGACCCGGGGACGTCGCCGAACGCGCACTTCACCTACACCATCGGCGGGTTGTCAGCCACAGGGTACACCTTGACAGCGACACGCAATACCCGTGACGGCGGTTCTACGGCGGACATCATTGCCGTGACGCAGACCGCAACCGGGGTGACCCGTTCCGGCGTGGGTGCCTTCAAGGGTATTCAATAA
- a CDS encoding type IV pilin protein, with translation MKNPIGKTKGFTLLEIIIVIIIVGVLASLALPRFFSTVEYSRSTEALSSVSAIRQSMERCYLQRNGTYTGCVDFTVLDLNNPGLSPNAHFTYVLGGLSATGYTITATRNTRDGGSTTDIIAITQTATGVTRSGVGAFKGIQ, from the coding sequence ATGAAAAATCCGATCGGAAAGACAAAAGGGTTTACACTGCTGGAAATCATTATTGTTATTATCATTGTGGGGGTCCTCGCCAGCTTGGCCCTGCCCCGGTTCTTCAGCACCGTTGAATACTCCCGCAGCACCGAGGCATTGTCCTCTGTCAGCGCCATCCGGCAGTCTATGGAACGCTGTTATCTTCAGCGCAACGGGACCTACACCGGTTGCGTCGATTTTACCGTTCTCGACCTTAACAATCCCGGCCTTTCTCCCAACGCGCACTTTACCTACGTCTTAGGGGGATTGTCCGCCACAGGGTACACCATTACGGCAACGCGAAATACCCGGGATGGCGGGTCTACGACGGATATCATTGCCATAACCCAAACCGCGACCGGAGTCACCCGTTCAGGTGTCGGAGCTTTCAAAGGCATCCAATAG